GGCTCAGAAGATCATTCACGACCTGGAGGCAGCAGGCTACCTGACCCGTCACAGAGAGGGCCGCCGTAACCGCTACGAACTTCATTTGGATCGGCCGCTGCGCCATCCGGCCCAAAAGGGGTTAACGATTCGAGACCTGCTGGAAATGCTCGACGATCGTGCTTCCCTGGAGGGCCAGGAGGAAGCGGCTAGGCCGGCACCCTCACGACGGACGCCCTTCGGTGGGGCGGCGAGCTGACGGTGACCGGCTTGGCGGCGCGTCACGGACGCGGGGCGGGATCGCTGCCGGTTCGCCGGTCTCTCGGCCAGGCGGCCTGCGGCCGCGCGGCGAGAGGCACCCGGGCTGGAGATTGCCGGCAGCCCGTTTAGGAGGACGCGGCCCGCGAGAAGATCGGCGCGGCCCTGAAGGATCCGCGAAAATGGAAGGAGTTGGGCCGCCTTTGTAGAAGTAGTCCAGCAGCGAAGACACATAGTGCGGCGCGGAACCTGCTCAGGGTAAACCTGGCGAA
The sequence above is drawn from the Bacillota bacterium genome and encodes:
- a CDS encoding winged helix-turn-helix domain-containing protein codes for the protein MKQWTFLSNHAQVLLCIAKNPSITAREIGERVGITERAAQKIIHDLEAAGYLTRHREGRRNRYELHLDRPLRHPAQKGLTIRDLLEMLDDRASLEGQEEAARPAPSRRTPFGGAAS